CTTTGCCTCTTGGCTTCTTGTTCCGACAACACGGTTAGCTTGATACTATTCCCCCGACCAACATCAGCCTGAAGCGCATTGTTGACAGAACAGCCTTGCGGGACTGGCGGTAAAGGAACAGTCGGTGGCGGCCCCTGAGGCGGGCATACGACCATCATCTTGCGACTACCACCAGTAGACTTTTGCTCCAACTCGCtgttcctcctcgtcagcTCGGCGCAAGTCGCCATCCACTCGGCATTTGCATGTTCAAGCTCAACCTTGATATTCTCCAGCCGTACATTGTTTTCTCGAAGCTCGGATTTCTGTTTCGCGTCGTTATCACGTTCAACGGCGCGTTCATCTTGAATGCGCGAAAGCTCAAACAGCGCTTGGTCCGCTTTCATCTTGAGCTGTCGTCGttgctcttcattctcagAAAGCGATGATTCCATTTCTCGCGAGACAACATCTTGCTCCGCCTGTAGCGTTTCCAAAGCATGGGTATGGGCCGTTTGGAGGGATATGACGACTTGGCTGTGCATCGTCTTGAGAGACTCGAGCTCGTCATGGTGCGCAATGTCTTTTGATTCCAAAGCCTGCCGCCATTTCGTCAACGACGAGTCATGCTCACGCTCAAGGCTTTCAATTCTCGCCCTCAGACTGTTGATAGTGACCTGATTACCCTCAATCTCTCTCCGACATGTTTCTAACCCTTTTGCAAACTCCAACTGTAACATATCAATGGTTTGAGAATGATCAGTAATCAAGGCTTCACGTTCTGCCGCATGTTCATCGCGCAAACGGTCAAGAGTAAAAGTGTCAGAGGCGAGTGACTTGCtgtgaggagaagatgcgGGAGGCGGGATAGGACACGATTGCTTTGTGTTCTCGATAACTAAAGTGTCACGATCTTCCAAAAGGCTCCCAATATCAACCGCGTAAGGGTCCTATAGATGTAGGATTAGCGAAACAAGTTGATCATGATGGGGccgtttttttttttacgCACGCCCTCCATTACTCCCTCCTTTAGCTTCTTGATCGTCTTTTGCAGATCAGCTATCTGAATGAATTGCTGCTCAATGATTCTTCTCTGCGacgcttccttctccgccatATCTCTATTGTGAAAAGTCAACGCGGGCGTAATAATTGGTTGGAAATATATAAACTCACTTCATCAACTTTTCAATTCTAAACTGCTGTACGACTTTTGCGTCGCCATTTTCGGATTGATTTGTCGAATCCTCCAACTCTTTAAACCTTTCCACATTTCTAGGCGACACTCCCACTGATGATGATCCATAATCCTGACCTTTCAACCTTCCGTTGCGTCCACCATTTTCTTCTGATATATGCACCACATCAACTGACATTGCCGGTATAAAAAGAGCCTGCGGGCTCGGTGGTAAGGGGATATCCCTGGAATATACCTGTATGCTCGATGTCACTGGTGTTTGTGGCATGCCTGCCTCCACATTTATTTTTGCGCTGATTTTACGGGAGAGGATATCATGCGCGACTGCAGTTTCCAACTGTTTCTCCAGTTGTAGGATATAGGCTTCTCTATCTCTTAGTTCTTTGTCTCGCTCATCAATGACCTATGGGTGAAGGGTTAGCTGCGAACTTGCATACAGCAGTGTCCACACTCACACGATGTACGAATCTTAGTTCTGTTTCCAGAGATTGAGATGATCGTGAAGACGGCCTGACTTGCGCCGTCGGTGACAACAAGAGAGACTTAGTAACTGGCTGACTCCACATGGCGCGCGGCGATGTAGCCGACGATTGCGCAGAGGATAGCTCCCGTGAGAGCGATTGCGGCCTGTAATGCAACGGTCAGTCTCATATTCCTTAGAAAATATTGCAACCCACCTGTTCCTTTTGGAAACTGAATAtcccctccctcctcgAAAACCCTGCTTCACAGAGATATTGGACCTGTTCAATAAAGGTAAAGAAGTTCTTCTCATTGGGGTTTGTTTCTTCTCCGAGTCCAAGCATGGGTTGGAATcggcagaagaagcagctATGCCCTTCCTACCTGCTCCGTCCTCATCTTGGTTATCTGTTTGCGACAATTCTTCTGTCAGCGACTGAGCTACCTCGACCATGTCATCCCTCATGTCTTGAACAAGGCTAGCCTCTGAGAGCTTGGCTGTGAGATCAGCAATGCGAGTTTCAGAGTCTGAGTATTTTGCCCATAGTTCTTTCAACTCTTTTCTTAGTTGTTCAAGTTGGCTGCTTTCCTGATCCACGTGGTTGCGAGGCATCTCCTTATCTGGCGACGTTTTAGGATCATCAATGCCTACAGCTAAAGCCAACGCATCAGCTCGCTCGCATGGCGGGGTCGTGACAGGTCCGGTATTGAAACCTGATGAAATTTCCGACATTGCGAATTTCGAGTCCAGCTCATTTTGGATGGAGTGTTCAGTCTCATCGGTCTCGGACAgttcctttttcttctgttCAAAATGGGATTGGGCTTTTGCTTTCAGCCGATCTTCAAGCTCCGTGATTTTGCTATTCTTCTGAGCTAACTCCTCCAATAAACGCTTGTTGTGATCTGCAGCTTCAAGATGGGCGATGTGAGCCTCTAAGTCACGAAAAGCCTTCTCATGAATGGCCGCATCCCTCTCATATTTCTCTACCTGAGTTGCAAGATTTTCGCGCAAAGTCTCAGAGGTCGCCAACCGTGCTTCAAGCTCTAAAACGTTTTTCGCAGAAGATGCGCCACTTTCTCGAAGTTTGGCAATTTCCTTTTTTAGCTCTGAGACAACTAGGATGTGTGTATCCTCCTTGTCGGCATACGTTTTGAGCTTTGTTTCAAGGTCTTGGATATAAGCTTCACCCGAAGCGTTCCTGTCCGCAAGtttcaccatcctcacTCGAAGTTCAGCAAGGTATGTCTCGCTTTGCAGTTGCCGTTCCTGGGCATCTTGCAGATGTCGGTTCTGCTCTTCAGACATCTCGCTCATAAGAGTCTTTTTTCAAGCACTTAGCTGCATTCTCTTCGGATTGACTAGCCAACTCACAATTTCCTCCCGGAGTTCATCCAGCTGTAGATTCAGAGCAGAAACGACCTTCTCGTATCTAACATGGTCAGATCAAAAGACAGCAATCGTGGTGAATTGTACAGACTCACTCCAAAATGACAGGTTCGACCGTTTCATTAAATTTGGTGAGAGCATCCCCATCGCCAGGGCCACGGCTCTTCAGCTCGCTTGAAAGGCGCATGTTCTCACTGCATTTTGCCAGATAACGGTCGTAGAGCTGCATATCGGGT
The nucleotide sequence above comes from Cryptococcus neoformans var. grubii H99 chromosome 1, complete sequence. Encoded proteins:
- a CDS encoding kinesin family member 21A, variant, producing MSLSRRQSFAPPSPLSPSGITRPNSSSGQNSFSHPRARLSSDASSIAAGAKETPNTPENRNVKVVLRIRPSNPDDPFIPPRFRSVLVHPTSKSDIRVDVDPAALTGQGTSMSTGGKKYSSFSFDYVLGESAQQTDLYQCTAGESVDEFMKGHNVTFLAYGQTSSGKSYSMGTTGDNIDYSGTEFTPRTGLIPRTVQSIFERAEDNRQKSGPGASWEARLSFLELYNEEIIDLLSGAGISISIREERDGRIVWSGVREVKVKSLSDVMKLLQEGSTRRKTGETTMNATSSRSHAIFSITLVQKRPINALSALSVSGSETPTRQLRRPSSMIGFPGSGPRSPTPSNSRGGPPSSFSRMTPSRPQSAINPSASPEEFVVITSKFNMVDLAGSERLKRTAAQGDRMKEGISINSGLLALGNVISTLSDPVKSRGHIPYRDSKLTRMLQDSIGGNALTTMIACISPIEANIGETLNTIKYASRARNIRNSAKVNQVEAGWDDLEYLQNAVLKLRKQVIALEAEGKESRMSENDLKQSEKLTRRLAELQKEHTELYDRYLAKCSENMRLSSELKSRGPGDGDALTKFNETVEPVILEYEKVVSALNLQLDELREEITLMSEMSEEQNRHLQDAQERQLQSETYLAELRVRMVKLADRNASGEAYIQDLETKLKTYADKEDTHILVVSELKKEIAKLRESGASSAKNVLELEARLATSETLRENLATQVEKYERDAAIHEKAFRDLEAHIAHLEAADHNKRLLEELAQKNSKITELEDRLKAKAQSHFEQKKKELSETDETEHSIQNELDSKFAMSEISSGFNTGPVTTPPCERADALALAVGIDDPKTSPDKEMPRNHVDQESSQLEQLRKELKELWAKYSDSETRIADLTAKLSEASLVQDMRDDMVEVAQSLTEELSQTDNQDEDGAGRKGIAASSADSNPCLDSEKKQTPMRRTSLPLLNRSNISVKQGFRGGRGYSVSKRNRPQSLSRELSSAQSSATSPRAMWSQPVTKSLLLSPTAQVRPSSRSSQSLETELRFVHRVIDERDKELRDREAYILQLEKQLETAVAHDILSRKISAKINVEAGMPQTPVTSSIQVYSRDIPLPPSPQALFIPAMSVDVVHISEENGGRNGRLKGQDYGSSSVGVSPRNVERFKELEDSTNQSENGDAKVVQQFRIEKLMKDMAEKEASQRRIIEQQFIQIADLQKTIKKLKEGVMEGDPYAVDIGSLLEDRDTLVIENTKQSCPIPPPASSPHSKSLASDTFTLDRLRDEHAAEREALITDHSQTIDMLQLEFAKGLETCRREIEGNQVTINSLRARIESLEREHDSSLTKWRQALESKDIAHHDELESLKTMHSQVVISLQTAHTHALETLQAEQDVVSREMESSLSENEEQRRQLKMKADQALFELSRIQDERAVERDNDAKQKSELRENNVRLENIKVELEHANAEWMATCAELTRRNSELEQKSTGGSRKMMVVCPPQGPPPTVPLPPVPQGCSVNNALQADVGRGNSIKLTVLSEQEAKRQSESSTGHGHSEIMLNEAGAQVLYAAVAERDGLKREMEREKEMVKEIEAKLQEEKVKVNNLALDLRATQKMANNLRAHLDEARQETKRSAAACREHTAELEARREQMSEISQDQRSQRDSLQAAQAQVASLKMQLERAVDKKVAKKGLRCF
- a CDS encoding kinesin family member 21A, with amino-acid sequence MSLSRRQSFAPPSPLSPSGITRPNSSSGQNSFSHPRARLSSDASSIAAGAKETPNTPENRNVKVVLRIRPSNPDDPFIPPRFRSVLVHPTSKSDIRVDVDPAALTGQGTSMSTGGKKYSSFSFDYVLGESAQQTDLYQCTAGESVDEFMKGHNVTFLAYGQTSSGKSYSMGTTGDNIDYSGTEFTPRTGLIPRTVQSIFERAEDNRQKSGPGASWEARLSFLELYNEEIIDLLSGAGISISIREERDGRIVWSGVREVKVKSLSDVMKLLQEGSTRRKTGETTMNATSSRSHAIFSITLVQKRPINALSALSVSGSETPTRQLRRPSSMIGFPGSGPRSPTPSNSRGGPPSSFSRMTPSRPQSAINPSASPEEFVVITSKFNMVDLAGSERLKRTAAQGDRMKEGISINSGLLALGNVISTLSDPVKSRGHIPYRDSKLTRMLQDSIGGNALTTMIACISPIEANIGETLNTIKYASRARNIRNSAKVNQVEAGWDDLEYLQNAVLKLRKQVIALEAEGKESRMSENDLKQSEKLTRRLAELQKEHTELYDRYLAKCSENMRLSSELKSRGPGDGDALTKFNETVEPVILEYEKVVSALNLQLDELREEITLMSEMSEEQNRHLQDAQERQLQSETYLAELRVRMVKLADRNASGEAYIQDLETKLKTYADKEDTHILVVSELKKEIAKLRESGASSAKNVLELEARLATSETLRENLATQVEKYERDAAIHEKAFRDLEAHIAHLEAADHNKRLLEELAQKNSKITELEDRLKAKAQSHFEQKKKELSETDETEHSIQNELDSKFAMSEISSGFNTGPVTTPPCERADALALAVGIDDPKTSPDKEMPRNHVDQESSQLEQLRKELKELWAKYSDSETRIADLTAKLSEASLVQDMRDDMVEVAQSLTEELSQTDNQDEDGAGRKGIAASSADSNPCLDSEKKQTPMRRTSLPLLNRSNISVKQGFRGGRGYSVSKRNRPQSLSRELSSAQSSATSPRAMWSQPVTKSLLLSPTAQVRPSSRSSQSLETELRFVHRVIDERDKELRDREAYILQLEKQLETAVAHDILSRKISAKINVEAGMPQTPVTSSIQVYSRDIPLPPSPQALFIPAMSVDVVHISEENGGRNGRLKGQDYGSSSVGVSPRNVERFKELEDSTNQSENGDAKVVQQFRIEKLMKDMAEKEASQRRIIEQQFIQIADLQKTIKKLKEGVMEGDPYAVDIGSLLEDRDTLVIENTKQSCPIPPPASSPHSKSLASDTFTLDRLRDEHAAEREALITDHSQTIDMLQLEFAKGLETCRREIEGNQVTINSLRARIESLEREHDSSLTKWRQALESKDIAHHDELESLKTMHSQVVISLQTAHTHALETLQAEQDVVSREMESSLSENEEQRRQLKMKADQALFELSRIQDERAVERDNDAKQKSELRENNVRLENIKVELEHANAEWMATCAELTRRNSELEQKSTGGSRKMMVVCPPQGPPPTVPLPPVPQGCSVNNALQADVGRGNSIKLTVLSEQEAKRQSESSTGHGHSEIMLNEAGAQVLYAAVAERDGLKREMEREKEMVKEIEAKLQEEKVKVNNLALDLRATQKMANNLRAHLDEARQETKRSAAACREHTAELEARREQMSEISQDQRSQRDSLQAAQAQVASLKMQLERAVDKKVAKKGLRVSPALFLDEKVFYQIVGWVLHFFFAFFIFQKGLDHVL